One window from the genome of Magnolia sinica isolate HGM2019 chromosome 4, MsV1, whole genome shotgun sequence encodes:
- the LOC131244603 gene encoding aldehyde oxidase GLOX-like, with protein MALPISFLLFFHFILLTGTLHRNLTHAAGGQWTLLKPSIGISAMHMQLLSNDRVVIFDRTDFGRSNLSLPDGKCRNDPNDNAVKIDCSAHSAEYDVATNSIRPLMILTDTWCSSGTVAPDGRLIQTGGFNDGDRTVRIFTPCDNCDWEEKPTALGVRRWYATNQILPNGWAIIIGGRRQFNYEFYPKSNGMDRVFSLPFLQQTRDPEENNLYPFVHLNVDGNLFIFSNNRAILFNYRNNAIVRTYPKMPGGDPRCYPSTGSSVLLPLKNFKEAEVLVCGGAPIGSFNQANKSNFIKALNTCGRLKITDQSPQWTMETMPISRVMGDMVLLPNGYVLIINGASSGTAGWELGRDPATSPVIYKPDNRAGSRFEVQNPSKIPRLYHSTAILLRDGRVLIGGSNPHISYVFSGVQYPTELSLEAFSPPYMESSYSGFRPKIVTPTSQTKLNYGGNLVIQFQVSLPLNPKGVSVTMVAPSFATHSYSMNQRLIVLGSGLLAKTVSGSTYEISVSAPKTAVIAPPGNYLLFVVHGGIPSEGIWVHIQ; from the coding sequence ATGGCTCTTCCAATCTCATTTCTCCTCTTCTTTCACTTCATTCTCTTAACCGGAACTCTTCACCGGAATCTGACACACGCCGCCGGAGGCCAGTGGACCCTTCTCAAACCCTCCATCGGCATATCCGCCATGCACATGCAGCTACTAAGCAATGATCGTGTGGTCATTTTCGATCGGACCGATTTCGGCCGTTCAAACCTCTCACTACCGGATGGCAAGTGCCGGAACGATCCCAACGACAACGCCGTCAAGATCGACTGCTCAGCACATTCAGCTGAATATGACGTGGCCACGAATTCGATCCGACCGCTCATGATCTTAACTGACACGTGGTGTTCATCTGGCACAGTAGCACCCGATGGCCGCTTGATCCAGACTGGAGGATTCAATGATGGAGATCGAACGGTCAGGATCTTCACCCCATGTGATAATTGTGATTGGGAAGAGAAACCAACAGCATTAGGTGTACGGCGATGGTACGCAACAAATCAGATACTACCCAATGGGTGGGCCATCATAATCGGTGGCCGTCGACAATTCAATTACGAATTCTACCCAAAATCCAACGGTATGGATCGAGTTTTCTCTCTTCCATTTCTACAACAAACAAGGGATCCTGAAGAGAACAATCTCTACCCGTTCGTTCATCTCAACGTCGATGGGAATTTATTCATTTTCTCAAATAATCGGGCTATCTTATTCAACTACCGCAACAATGCCATTGTAAGAACATACCCAAAAATGCCAGGTGGCGATCCTCGGTGCTACCCGAGCACAGGCTCCTCGGTTCTGCTTCCATTGAAGAATTTCAAAGAGGCGGAAGTTCTAGTCTGTGGCGGGGCCCCGATCGGGTCCTTCAATCAAGCGAATAAGAGCAATTTCATCAAAGCTTTAAATACTTGTGGACGGTTGAAAATCACCGATCAATCTCCACAATGGACGATGGAGACTATGCCAATTTCGAGAGTGATGGGAGATATGGTCTTGCTTCCGAACGGATACGTTCTCATCATCAACGGCGCTTCTTCGGGGACAGCTGGATGGGAATTGGGCCGCGATCCGGCGACTAGTCCAGtcatatacaagccagataaTCGAGCTGGATCTCGATTTGAAGTGCAAAACCCATCAAAGATTCCTCGCCTTTATCATTCAACTGCTATTTTGCTGCGTGACGGACGGGTTTTGATTGGTGGAAGCAATCCTCATATCTCCTATGTGTTCTCAGGTGTTCAGTACCCCACTGAACTAAGCTTGGAAGCGTTCTCGCCGCCGTATATGGAGTCATCCTATTCTGGTTTCCGGCCTAAGATTGTAACACCCACTTCACAAACCAAGCTGAATTATGGTGGGAATCTAGTAATTCAGTTTCAGGTATCGCTGCCGCTGAATCCGAAGGGAGTTTCAGTGACAATGGTGGCGCCCTCGTTTGCTACACATTCATACTCCATGAATCAAAGATTGATAGTGTTGGGGAGTGGTCTTTTGGCAAAGACGGTATCAGGTTCGACGTATGAAATCAGCGTATCAGCCCCAAAGACAGCTGTGATTGCACCACCTGGTAATTATTTACTGTTTGTTGTTCATGGTGGGATTCCAAGTGAGGGAATCTGGGTTCACATACAGTAA